The sequence below is a genomic window from Xyrauchen texanus isolate HMW12.3.18 chromosome 46, RBS_HiC_50CHRs, whole genome shotgun sequence.
TTTAACAACAGTACCAAATTGGTACCTAAACATAATGACGTGCACATAATCACACTTTTTTTCTAagtaatatttttgtcttttcctgCATTTATTAGATTGTAAacgggagagagagacaggataTGACTGAGGAGAAAAGATGAATCAAGATTAGCAGAGGACTTTGAGCCAGGACTTAAACTCCGGTCAACCGGGATGCTACAGCTCCATATGTCAGAGCACTGCCTACAAGCCTATGGCTCTGAAAACTTCATCCCACTTTTAAGAGGCATCTGGATGGAGTAAACACGTGGTATCAGAAACACAAATCTAGAGCGGTGCTGAATCTGGACCCTCGTCCTGTAATACAGCCTGTTCTGGACTGTCGGAGGTTGGTGTGCCGATGTTCTCCTGAGAGGGGTCTTCAGAGCAGCAGCTAATGGTGGGAGATATTAAATCAGGGCTTGTATCACATGACTCAGTGCTCCGTTCTGATGTTGCGGTGGTAGCCACACTGGGAGGGATGGAGTCAAACTCATCATCATCACCCTCCAAGTTGGAACACTCATTGATGTctgttgtaaaattgtaaaaggctgatgttaaaatactcttaGACTTTAAAATAAGTTTGTGTATGTtaatatacacaacatttttaattctctcatcatttactcacactcatgtcatcccagatgtgaatgactttgtttattctgctgaacacaatcaaagatttttagacgaatatctcagctttgtaggccaacataatgcaaatgaattgtaattgagctttgaagctcaaaaatgcaCATAGAAATATAGCAATATTAGTAATCCAgaagactacagtggtttaaacATGTCTTCTTAAGCTATCTAATAtagtttgcattgtatggaccaacagaactgagatattcctataaaaaaaatcttagtttctgttcagcagaagaaagaaagtcatatgcatctgggatggcatgagtgtgaataaatgagagaattaaaatttttgggtgaactatccctttattgatcatttcaacatatactaatacagcattatgaactaactaatgattaacaaatatttatttatatttaccattaaccaagattaataaatgctgtacaaatTCATGAAATCTAATGCAtctactaatgttaacaaatacatataaaaatactgattcaAATAACCATTATGTATTAGCAGTAGTCAAAATGGGTTGATTACATCTAAATGAGCAAAACTGTGGTACCAAATACAGCATGATCCATAAAAATGGCATAATAACTTACTGCTAAAGGCTTCTGGATATTGTTTTGCAATCTTTCCTTTTAAAGTCCTGGGGAAACACAAACTATTTTAAAACCACATTACTTATAGGATATAACTTATGCTACTATAAGAATGTAAATAATAAGGTGCATTGGGGTAATCTGGgacattcaaaaaaaaaatacttttgatttTCAATTGTCACCCAAACTAATTCAGACCAGTTAAAATATGGCAATGTCAACATTACTGTTTATGATGAAATGTACAACATTATGTAAACCATTATAAAAATGTCCCACATAATCAACTATCTCAAACTTCCCTAAACATCTCATTTAATTAACATATTTTGCCATAAACAAAATACCTTATTCGTCTAAAGATGCTGTCCAAGTCTTTCTTCATCTCAATTAATGTACGTGTGTGCGTTAGAAAGTGTTCATTCATCTGTTGTAAGCGCACATTGGACAGCCCGTTAAAGTTGATCAGCATCTCATTGGTCTTCTCAAACCGGTCCAACCTGGAAGTCATGCAGACATGAAACAACTTCtgcttaaaatgaaataaaaaaaaaaaaaaagaaagaaagatttgatACAGCCATTGCAACTACAAAAACTCACATGTGTCTCTGAGCTTGAATGATCGCGTTCACATCCTCAGAGTTCACCATGCTAAGCATCCTGTTGCAAAATATCCCAGAGGCCGTTGGCTCCATGATGATacttcaaacaaaacatattACCGTGATCACAATGATGAGCTGACAAATTTAAGACAGTCGCGTACGTAGAAAAATACTTACTGTATGAATAATCCGCTAAATGGGTTGTTTCAAAATATGTTGATTAGCTCCACACTTCGGAAATGTTTTGACGAAAAAtgctcatatttttttttatacatatataattgtAGAACGATGGAAATACATTTAAAGCTTGGGGTTTAGTTAGCCCACCGAAGAGCACGCAGACATTTTTGTTGtgattt
It includes:
- the LOC127638517 gene encoding kxDL motif-containing protein 1-like codes for the protein MEPTASGIFCNRMLSMVNSEDVNAIIQAQRHMLDRFEKTNEMLINFNGLSNVRLQQMNEHFLTHTRTLIEMKKDLDSIFRRIRTLKGKIAKQYPEAFSNINECSNLEGDDDEFDSIPPSVATTATSERSTESCDTSPDLISPTISCCSEDPSQENIGTPTSDSPEQAVLQDEGPDSAPL